DNA sequence from the Streptomyces sp. MST-110588 genome:
GGTGCGGAACCGAGACGCGTTCCGGCGTCGCATTCGTAGAAGAAAACCAGCGACATCAGTTCCTCGGCGGGGGCATCCGCCGGTGGCGGCAGCACGCGATGACGACCGGAACGCCAGCGTCCGCCCGTCCAATGCGCCATCAGGTCGCCGATGTTGACGGTGAGGGAATCGGGTGCGTACGGGGCGTCCTCCCAGCCGGTGCCGCCGTCCGCCGGGTCGGTGAAGACCTGGAGACCGCCCTTGCCCGACTGGCGGTCCAGGACCGTCACCGTGCCGAAGTCGGTGTGCGGGCCGATCCGGAACTGGCCCGGCCGGGGTTCCCCCACCACCTCGGTACCGGGGTACCAGTTGATGTTGAAACCCCAGGTGGGGTGGGAGGTGTGCCGGGTGAACCAGTCCGGCTCGCGGCCGAGGGCACCGGCGAGGAGTTCGAGCAGCAGATCGGACAGGGCCCGCATCTCCTCGAAGTACCGTTCGACGAGCGGGCGCAGACGAGGGGTTTGGGCCGGCCAGACGTTGGGGAGGAACCACTCCGCGTCCACCTCGGCGTCCCCGGTGGGCTCATAGGACGCGAAGGACAGCGACTCCTTGAGGTCGGGCGGGGTGGCGGTGCCCTCCGCGTGACCGTTGGCCTCCGCGCCCGGGCCCAGCCAGCCGCGTCCGCCGACCCTGGTCGCGTACGGACCCTTCAGCGACGCCGGGAGACGGAAGAACTCCCGGGCCGCCGTCCGGATGGCGGCGCGCAGCTCCGCGTCCACGCCGTGCCCGGTGACGAGCAGGAAACCGGCCGTGCGCAGG
Encoded proteins:
- a CDS encoding 2-oxoglutarate and iron-dependent oxygenase domain-containing protein, whose amino-acid sequence is MADPHDPSPDPTHDPLPGLSPTPSPIPSPETAPGRSRIPVVDLRQWRTGGPTARREIAARVDAALRTAGFLLVTGHGVDAELRAAIRTAAREFFRLPASLKGPYATRVGGRGWLGPGAEANGHAEGTATPPDLKESLSFASYEPTGDAEVDAEWFLPNVWPAQTPRLRPLVERYFEEMRALSDLLLELLAGALGREPDWFTRHTSHPTWGFNINWYPGTEVVGEPRPGQFRIGPHTDFGTVTVLDRQSGKGGLQVFTDPADGGTGWEDAPYAPDSLTVNIGDLMAHWTGGRWRSGRHRVLPPPADAPAEELMSLVFFYECDAGTRLGSAPDSHVYLRQQLDAITVD